One part of the Algibacter sp. L1A34 genome encodes these proteins:
- a CDS encoding DUF2071 domain-containing protein has translation MLTFLKNHPFAVQSFFESSLVLTFSVPKEELQNLIPDCLELDVFKNKYAFIAVAMVQTKGLRPKRFPKFMGNDFFLIGFRIFVTYTNNKGKRLRGLYIIKSETNKKKMEYLGNIFTHYNYTTTDINHYNKHHTKEISSVKSNFKIELDTSENDDIPLPEGSPFKNWKEARRFAGPLPFTFTYNDKTKEVLIIEGVRQNWKPKPVKINTYHVNFLETLKLNNLVLANAFIIENIPYYWKKGRKELWN, from the coding sequence ATGCTAACTTTTCTTAAAAACCATCCATTTGCAGTTCAATCATTTTTTGAAAGCTCGCTAGTACTCACGTTTTCAGTCCCGAAAGAAGAACTTCAAAATTTAATTCCAGATTGCTTAGAACTTGATGTTTTTAAAAACAAGTATGCTTTTATTGCTGTTGCCATGGTACAAACAAAAGGATTGCGCCCGAAAAGATTTCCGAAGTTTATGGGAAACGACTTCTTTTTGATTGGCTTTCGCATATTCGTGACTTATACAAACAATAAAGGCAAACGCTTACGTGGACTATACATTATAAAATCTGAAACCAATAAGAAAAAAATGGAGTACTTAGGCAATATATTCACCCATTACAACTACACAACAACCGATATAAACCATTACAATAAACATCATACTAAGGAAATTTCATCTGTAAAATCTAATTTTAAAATAGAACTAGATACTTCGGAAAATGATGATATCCCTTTACCCGAAGGTTCTCCATTTAAAAACTGGAAAGAAGCAAGACGTTTTGCCGGACCACTTCCATTTACATTCACATATAATGATAAAACAAAAGAAGTATTAATTATTGAAGGTGTAAGACAGAACTGGAAACCCAAACCAGTAAAAATCAACACATATCATGTAAATTTTTTAGAAACGCTTAAACTTAACAACCTAGTATTAGCAAATGCTTTTATAATTGAAAACATACCGTATTACTGGAAAAAAGGAAGAAAAGAATTATGGAATTAA
- the gcvP gene encoding aminomethyl-transferring glycine dehydrogenase: MNTNAFALRHIGPRADDQNKMLTTIGVDSLDQLIYETVPNDIRLKKDLDLDQPMTEHEYLLHIHELSKKNKAYTTYIGLGYHPTILPAVIQRNILENPGWYTAYTPYQAEIAQGRLEALLNFQTMVIDLTGMEIANASLLDESTAAAEAMSLLFAVRERDQKKAGINKFFVSENILPQTLSLLKTRSNPIGIELVVGKEEEFNFSEEFFGAILQYPGKDGQITDIKSFISKANSNRIKVAVAADILSLVKLEAPGKFGADVVLGTTQRFGIPMGYGGPHAAYFATKEAYKRDLPGRIIGVTKDANGNRALRMALQTREQHIKRDRATSNICTAQVLLAVMASMYAVYHGPKGLKHIANKVHNKTVTLANALEKLGYKQVNSSYFDTLQIKTKAKKIKKVATEKKVNFYYPDKKTVTISINETTSIRDINYLISVFAKAADKKTITISAIEAFNNIEETIQRQSDFLTNAIFNSHHSETELMRYIKLLERKDLSLNHSMISLGSCTMKLNAASEMLPLSIFKWANIHPFVPAKQAKGYLTVIKKLEDQLTEITGFAATSLQPNSGAQGEFAGLMVIKAYHESRKDHHRNICLIPSSAHGTNPASAVMAGMKVVVTKSTAEGNIDVDDLREKAELHKDNLACLMVTYPSTHGVYESAIKEITQIIHDNGGQVYMDGANMNAQVGLTNPGNIGADVCHLNLHKTFAIPHGGGGPGVGPICVAKQLVPFLPGNPVIKTGGKKAITAISAAPFGSALACLISYGYIKMLGAEGLTESTKIAILNANYIKQRLQGSFDTLYSGERGRAAHEMIVDCRPFKANGIEVTDIAKRLMDYGFHAPTVSFPVAGTLMIEPTESESKAEIDRFCDALISIKTEIDSVSKEDDNNVLKNAPHTLDMITADEWVFPYSRETAAFPLDYVRENKFWPSVRRVDDAYGDRNLVCSCTPIEAYMEA, encoded by the coding sequence ATGAATACAAACGCTTTCGCTTTGCGTCATATTGGTCCTCGTGCAGACGATCAAAATAAAATGTTAACAACAATTGGTGTCGATTCTTTAGACCAACTCATATACGAAACCGTACCAAATGATATTCGATTAAAAAAAGACCTTGATTTGGATCAACCGATGACGGAGCATGAGTATTTATTGCATATCCATGAGTTATCGAAAAAAAATAAAGCCTACACAACATATATTGGTTTAGGCTACCATCCAACTATTTTACCTGCGGTTATCCAACGTAACATCTTAGAAAACCCGGGTTGGTACACAGCTTACACCCCTTACCAAGCAGAAATTGCACAAGGTAGACTAGAAGCTCTTTTAAATTTCCAAACCATGGTTATCGATTTAACCGGAATGGAAATTGCAAATGCATCGTTACTTGACGAAAGTACTGCTGCAGCTGAAGCAATGAGTCTATTGTTTGCTGTTAGAGAGCGTGATCAGAAAAAAGCAGGAATCAATAAATTTTTTGTTTCTGAAAACATATTGCCACAAACACTGTCTTTACTAAAAACAAGATCAAACCCTATTGGTATAGAATTAGTTGTTGGAAAAGAAGAAGAGTTTAATTTTTCTGAAGAATTTTTCGGTGCTATTTTACAGTACCCTGGCAAAGACGGACAAATTACCGATATAAAATCATTCATTTCAAAAGCTAATAGCAACAGAATAAAAGTTGCAGTTGCTGCCGATATTCTAAGCTTAGTAAAACTAGAAGCACCAGGTAAATTTGGAGCAGATGTAGTTCTTGGAACTACACAACGTTTTGGAATCCCAATGGGCTACGGAGGTCCTCATGCCGCTTACTTTGCTACAAAAGAAGCTTACAAACGTGATCTTCCAGGTCGTATTATTGGTGTTACCAAAGATGCTAACGGTAATCGTGCCTTACGAATGGCATTACAAACACGCGAGCAGCATATTAAGCGAGACAGAGCAACATCAAACATCTGTACAGCACAAGTACTACTTGCTGTTATGGCCAGTATGTATGCTGTTTATCACGGTCCAAAAGGCTTAAAGCATATTGCTAATAAAGTGCACAACAAAACGGTAACTTTAGCTAATGCATTAGAGAAATTAGGATACAAACAAGTAAACTCTTCTTATTTTGATACGCTTCAAATAAAAACAAAAGCTAAAAAAATCAAGAAAGTAGCTACCGAAAAAAAGGTGAATTTTTATTATCCTGATAAAAAAACGGTGACTATTTCAATAAATGAAACCACATCAATTAGAGATATTAATTATTTAATTTCCGTTTTTGCTAAAGCAGCCGATAAAAAAACAATTACAATTTCTGCTATTGAAGCTTTTAATAATATTGAAGAGACTATTCAACGTCAATCGGATTTCTTAACGAATGCTATTTTTAATTCCCATCATTCAGAAACCGAATTGATGCGTTACATAAAATTACTAGAACGTAAGGATTTATCGTTAAATCACTCTATGATTTCTTTAGGATCTTGTACCATGAAACTTAATGCTGCATCGGAAATGTTACCGTTAAGTATTTTTAAATGGGCAAACATCCACCCTTTTGTTCCTGCTAAACAGGCTAAAGGATATTTAACAGTTATCAAAAAACTAGAAGACCAACTTACCGAAATTACTGGTTTTGCAGCAACATCATTACAACCAAACTCTGGAGCTCAAGGTGAGTTTGCTGGTTTAATGGTAATAAAAGCGTATCACGAATCTCGTAAAGATCATCATAGAAATATTTGTTTAATCCCATCTTCCGCACACGGAACAAATCCCGCAAGTGCTGTTATGGCCGGTATGAAAGTGGTGGTTACAAAATCTACCGCAGAAGGTAATATTGATGTTGATGATTTGCGTGAAAAAGCAGAACTACATAAAGATAATTTAGCATGTTTAATGGTTACTTACCCATCTACACACGGGGTTTATGAGTCGGCTATTAAAGAAATTACACAAATTATTCACGATAACGGCGGACAGGTTTATATGGATGGTGCGAATATGAACGCTCAAGTTGGGTTAACAAATCCAGGAAATATTGGAGCCGATGTTTGTCACCTAAACCTACATAAAACCTTCGCAATTCCTCATGGTGGTGGTGGTCCTGGTGTTGGTCCAATTTGCGTAGCCAAACAACTCGTTCCTTTTTTACCAGGAAACCCTGTTATTAAAACAGGAGGAAAAAAAGCAATTACAGCAATTTCTGCCGCACCTTTTGGTTCAGCTTTAGCTTGTTTAATTTCTTATGGTTACATTAAAATGTTAGGAGCAGAAGGTTTAACCGAATCAACTAAAATCGCCATTTTAAACGCCAATTACATAAAACAACGCCTACAGGGTAGTTTCGATACGCTTTATTCTGGAGAACGCGGACGTGCAGCTCACGAAATGATTGTAGATTGCCGTCCTTTTAAAGCTAACGGCATCGAAGTTACCGATATAGCAAAACGTTTAATGGATTATGGTTTTCATGCTCCAACCGTTTCTTTTCCTGTTGCAGGAACATTAATGATTGAACCAACAGAAAGTGAAAGTAAAGCTGAAATTGATCGTTTTTGTGATGCTTTAATTTCAATAAAAACAGAAATAGACAGTGTATCTAAAGAAGATGATAATAACGTTTTAAAAAACGCACCACATACGCTTGATATGATTACAGCAGACGAATGGGTTTTCCCTTATTCTCGTGAAACAGCAGCTTTTCCGCTAGATTACGTTAGAGAAAACAAATTTTGGCCAAGTGTTCGACGTGTTGATGATGCTTATGGAGATCGAAATTTAGTGTGTTCATGTACACCAATTGAGGCTTACATGGAAGCATAA
- a CDS encoding class I SAM-dependent methyltransferase yields MELKRRKFQGVLNILSFNRHFYVYGLLVLALIISSYVIFQWNAILFWVIIISFSYGLIMPLIVSAYVYDYSGYYDFNWLKDLKLNNSKTTKIVNINAGFDETSYIIKDKLAKSNLAVFDFYNAEKHTEPAIIRARKVSLTYPNTQQIKTNHIPLHDKSVDVVFLLSAAHEIRSLEEKIQFLKECQRICKPNGNVIMIEHLRDFPNFLAFSIGFTHFFSRKTWQQAFKSAGFTSFNEVKFTPFMSIFNCSH; encoded by the coding sequence ATGGAATTAAAAAGAAGAAAATTTCAAGGAGTTTTAAATATTTTGAGTTTCAATAGACATTTTTATGTTTATGGTTTACTTGTTTTAGCTCTAATAATATCGAGTTATGTCATCTTTCAATGGAACGCTATTTTATTTTGGGTAATTATTATCTCCTTTAGCTACGGATTAATAATGCCACTAATTGTTTCAGCTTATGTGTATGACTATTCTGGATATTACGATTTCAATTGGTTAAAAGACTTAAAATTAAATAATTCAAAAACCACTAAAATAGTTAATATTAATGCAGGCTTTGATGAAACAAGTTATATCATTAAAGATAAATTAGCAAAATCTAATTTAGCAGTATTTGATTTTTATAATGCTGAAAAGCATACAGAACCAGCAATTATAAGAGCAAGAAAAGTGAGTTTAACTTATCCAAATACGCAACAAATAAAAACCAACCACATTCCCCTTCACGACAAAAGTGTCGATGTGGTTTTTCTACTTTCGGCAGCACACGAAATACGGTCTCTTGAAGAAAAAATACAATTTTTAAAAGAATGCCAAAGAATATGCAAACCTAACGGGAATGTAATTATGATAGAGCACCTTCGAGATTTCCCTAATTTTCTAGCATTCTCAATCGGCTTTACTCATTTCTTCTCAAGAAAAACTTGGCAACAAGCATTTAAAAGTGCCGGATTCACATCATTTAACGAGGTAAAATTCACGCCTTTCATGTCTATATTTAATTGTTCACATTAA
- a CDS encoding GbsR/MarR family transcriptional regulator — MDYQEAKDKFISTWGSLGTLWGINKAMAQIQSLLFISTKALSMEEIMRELKISRGNTSMNLRQLMDWGIVTKELIPGERKEYFSTEKDVQELARHIAKERSRREIKPVIKILKDVSSIEDDGTEKTKELIKQTKALHDLAETADAMMNKIVNQEQTWITKSLLKLIK; from the coding sequence ATGGATTACCAAGAAGCGAAGGATAAATTTATTAGCACATGGGGGAGTTTAGGCACATTATGGGGCATAAACAAGGCTATGGCACAAATACAATCTTTACTTTTTATTTCTACCAAAGCATTATCTATGGAAGAAATCATGAGAGAACTTAAAATTTCTCGTGGTAATACTAGCATGAATTTACGCCAGTTAATGGATTGGGGGATTGTTACCAAAGAACTTATTCCGGGTGAACGTAAAGAATATTTTTCTACAGAAAAAGACGTCCAAGAACTTGCCAGACACATTGCAAAAGAACGTAGCCGAAGAGAAATTAAACCGGTTATCAAAATTCTTAAAGATGTGTCTTCTATTGAAGATGATGGTACCGAAAAAACCAAAGAACTTATTAAACAAACCAAAGCACTTCACGATTTAGCTGAAACTGCCGATGCGATGATGAATAAAATTGTAAATCAAGAACAAACCTGGATTACCAAATCTTTATTGAAATTGATTAAATAA
- a CDS encoding 3-oxoacyl-ACP synthase III family protein — protein MNIKITGTGSYIPDNVEKNENFHSNQFLNSDGTVINAPNEVIVRKFKAITGIDERRYAKNHLNTSDLASFAAEKAIENAKIDREDLDYIIVAHNYGDVRHDSIQSDTVPSMASRVKHLLRIKNPSCVAYDLLFGCPGWIQGVIQANAFIKAGIAKKCLVIGAETLSRILDPHDRDSMIYADGAGAVVVESTDKEGGILNHKSATYALDEAHYIYFGETNNPTVKEDRRYIKMYGRKIYEFALTNVPLAMKSCIDEIGVDIKDVKKILIHQANEKMDEAIVKRFYKLYNLEMPKGIMPMSIGKLGNSSVATIPTLLDIILKGELENQEINKGDIIIFASVGAGMNINAIAYKH, from the coding sequence ATGAATATTAAAATCACCGGAACAGGAAGTTATATTCCTGACAATGTTGAAAAAAATGAAAATTTTCACAGTAACCAATTTTTAAATAGCGACGGCACAGTTATAAACGCGCCTAATGAAGTAATTGTTAGAAAATTTAAGGCCATTACTGGCATTGATGAACGTCGTTATGCTAAAAATCACTTAAACACATCTGATTTAGCATCTTTTGCAGCCGAAAAAGCTATTGAAAACGCTAAAATTGATCGAGAAGATTTAGATTATATTATAGTAGCCCATAATTATGGCGATGTACGCCATGATAGTATCCAGAGTGATACCGTGCCAAGTATGGCATCGCGTGTTAAACATTTATTACGTATTAAAAACCCAAGTTGCGTTGCTTACGACCTCCTTTTTGGATGTCCAGGCTGGATACAAGGCGTAATACAAGCCAATGCTTTTATTAAAGCTGGAATAGCAAAAAAATGTCTCGTTATTGGAGCTGAAACATTATCACGTATTTTAGACCCACACGATCGCGATTCTATGATTTATGCTGATGGAGCTGGAGCAGTAGTTGTTGAATCTACAGATAAAGAAGGCGGAATCCTTAATCACAAATCGGCTACTTACGCTTTAGACGAAGCACATTACATTTATTTCGGGGAAACCAATAATCCAACGGTAAAAGAAGATCGCCGTTATATTAAAATGTATGGTCGTAAGATATACGAATTCGCATTAACAAATGTGCCTCTAGCCATGAAATCTTGTATCGATGAAATCGGAGTAGATATAAAGGATGTGAAAAAAATATTGATACATCAGGCAAACGAAAAAATGGATGAGGCTATTGTAAAACGCTTCTATAAACTTTATAATTTAGAAATGCCTAAAGGTATTATGCCAATGTCTATCGGCAAATTAGGAAACTCTAGCGTTGCTACAATCCCCACTTTGTTAGATATCATTTTAAAAGGAGAACTAGAGAATCAAGAGATTAATAAAGGGGATATTATCATTTTCGCAAGTGTTGGTGCCGGCATGAATATTAATGCTATTGCCTATAAACACTAA
- a CDS encoding NAD(P)/FAD-dependent oxidoreductase, with translation MKEYNVIIIGGGAAGFFSAINIAEQNPDLKVAVLERGSEVLTKVKVSGGGRCNVTHAEFMPQELVKNYPRGEKELRGPFHQFMTGDTIEWFENRGVPLKIEDDGRMFPESNSSQTIIDCFLGEAEKYGVEVLKNHAVKSIKHLDSQYQIETTQGGFSAEKIVVATGSNPKIWKLLESLGHTVAQPVPSLFTFNIKDERIADIPGVVALNVEVIVVDTDLWSEGPLLITHWGMSAPAILKLSAFGAIELAKRDYKFAIEVNFIRQDFETCMNALKVLKLDLAKKTVFKSTQFDLPKRLWHKLVLASQMTEDTRWADLNKMQLEALAGQLTAATFHVDGKSTFKEEFVTAGGVNLKEVNFKNFESKKHENLYFAGEVLNIDAVTGGFNFQNAWTSGFIVAKAITGY, from the coding sequence ATGAAGGAATACAATGTTATAATTATTGGCGGAGGCGCTGCGGGTTTTTTTAGTGCTATTAATATTGCGGAACAAAATCCCGATTTAAAAGTTGCTGTTTTAGAGCGTGGTAGCGAAGTGCTAACCAAGGTTAAGGTTTCTGGTGGCGGACGCTGTAATGTGACGCATGCTGAGTTTATGCCGCAGGAATTAGTGAAAAACTATCCGCGTGGCGAAAAAGAATTACGAGGGCCTTTTCATCAATTTATGACGGGAGATACCATTGAGTGGTTTGAAAACAGAGGTGTACCTCTTAAAATTGAAGATGATGGGCGTATGTTTCCAGAAAGTAATTCTTCGCAAACCATAATTGATTGTTTTTTGGGTGAAGCTGAAAAATATGGTGTTGAGGTTTTAAAGAATCATGCTGTAAAATCTATTAAACACTTAGATTCTCAATATCAAATAGAAACAACTCAAGGTGGTTTTTCAGCTGAAAAAATTGTTGTTGCAACAGGAAGTAATCCGAAAATTTGGAAACTTTTAGAAAGTCTAGGTCATACGGTTGCACAGCCTGTGCCGTCGCTGTTTACGTTTAATATTAAAGACGAACGTATTGCAGATATCCCTGGTGTTGTGGCTTTAAACGTTGAGGTAATCGTTGTAGATACTGATTTATGGAGTGAAGGTCCGTTGCTTATTACGCATTGGGGTATGAGTGCGCCTGCAATTTTAAAGTTGTCGGCCTTTGGGGCTATAGAATTAGCCAAAAGAGATTATAAGTTTGCTATTGAAGTTAATTTTATTCGTCAGGATTTTGAAACCTGTATGAATGCTTTAAAAGTCTTAAAACTCGATTTAGCTAAAAAAACCGTGTTTAAATCTACACAGTTTGATTTACCAAAACGCCTTTGGCATAAATTAGTTTTAGCATCTCAAATGACTGAAGATACCCGTTGGGCAGATTTAAATAAAATGCAATTAGAAGCTTTGGCTGGTCAACTTACTGCAGCTACGTTTCATGTAGATGGAAAAAGTACTTTTAAGGAAGAATTTGTAACGGCAGGTGGTGTAAATTTAAAAGAGGTTAACTTTAAAAATTTTGAAAGTAAAAAACACGAAAACCTTTATTTCGCTGGCGAAGTTTTAAATATTGATGCTGTAACCGGAGGGTTTAATTTCCAGAATGCTTGGACGAGTGGTTTTATTGTGGCTAAGGCAATTACTGGTTATTAG
- a CDS encoding glycosyltransferase family 2 protein — MNIHIIIPAHNEESSIGLTLESLVKQTLLPKRVVIVNDNSTDNTENIVSAYAEKYPFITLINNQSSEAHLPGSKIINAFYKGFEVLDEDYDIICKFDADLIFPENYLEQISNHFKANTKLGMAAGFCYIEKNNDWVLENLTNKDHIRGALKAYRKSCFLQIGKLKPSMGWDTVDELLAKYYGWELLTDESLHVKHLKPTGISYNKASKYLQGEAMYKMRYGFSITLISAIKLAYKKGSFSLFKDYMAGYFKAKRENIEPLVSKKEGVFIRDLRWKGILNKFK, encoded by the coding sequence TTGAACATCCACATAATAATCCCAGCGCACAACGAAGAAAGTTCTATCGGACTCACTTTAGAATCTTTGGTAAAGCAAACCCTTTTACCAAAACGCGTGGTGATTGTTAATGATAACTCAACCGATAACACAGAAAACATTGTTAGCGCTTACGCGGAAAAGTATCCGTTTATCACTTTAATAAACAATCAATCTTCCGAAGCACATTTACCAGGCTCGAAAATTATAAATGCTTTTTATAAAGGTTTTGAAGTTTTAGATGAAGATTACGATATCATTTGTAAATTTGATGCCGATTTAATTTTTCCTGAGAACTATTTAGAACAAATTTCTAATCATTTTAAAGCGAATACCAAACTAGGTATGGCAGCCGGTTTTTGCTACATAGAAAAAAACAACGATTGGGTTTTAGAAAACTTAACTAATAAAGATCATATTCGTGGCGCTTTAAAAGCTTATCGAAAATCTTGCTTCTTACAAATAGGAAAACTAAAACCATCTATGGGTTGGGACACCGTCGATGAGTTGCTTGCAAAATATTACGGCTGGGAACTTTTAACTGATGAATCCCTTCATGTAAAACACCTAAAACCCACAGGAATTAGTTATAACAAAGCTTCAAAATATCTACAAGGCGAAGCCATGTACAAAATGCGTTATGGTTTCTCTATCACTTTAATTTCAGCAATAAAACTTGCCTATAAAAAAGGAAGTTTCAGTTTATTCAAAGACTATATGGCCGGGTATTTTAAAGCCAAAAGAGAAAACATAGAACCTTTGGTTTCTAAAAAAGAAGGTGTATTTATTCGTGATTTACGATGGAAAGGTATCCTTAATAAGTTCAAATAA
- a CDS encoding sigma-70 family RNA polymerase sigma factor produces the protein MPKHEIHPDKWIDLYADYLFNYTVTRVSDREIAQDLVQDTFLAGLKSMKNFKGEASERTWLISILKRKIIDHYRKINSNKGKAEVRIQYNDAESEGDWLEERVADPFDKTAEDSMQNSELGDAIHNCLSKLPKKQSNVFKMKTILNYETEVICNELNITASNLWVIIHRARTAMADCLKENWF, from the coding sequence ATGCCCAAACACGAAATACATCCCGATAAGTGGATAGATTTATATGCAGATTACTTGTTTAATTACACAGTAACCCGTGTAAGCGACCGTGAAATCGCGCAAGATTTGGTGCAGGATACATTTTTAGCTGGCTTAAAATCAATGAAAAACTTTAAAGGAGAAGCAAGTGAGCGTACTTGGTTGATATCTATTTTAAAACGAAAAATCATTGATCATTACCGGAAAATTAATTCTAACAAAGGTAAAGCAGAAGTTAGAATTCAATATAATGATGCAGAATCTGAAGGTGATTGGCTAGAAGAACGTGTTGCCGACCCATTCGATAAAACAGCCGAAGACAGTATGCAGAACAGCGAGTTAGGCGATGCCATACATAATTGTTTAAGCAAATTACCAAAGAAGCAATCCAATGTTTTTAAGATGAAAACCATTCTTAATTATGAAACAGAGGTAATTTGTAATGAACTAAATATCACTGCGTCTAACCTATGGGTAATTATCCACAGAGCACGAACTGCTATGGCCGATTGCTTAAAAGAAAATTGGTTTTAA
- a CDS encoding DoxX-like family protein, with amino-acid sequence MNTQNLLTYFFALVWIANGLFCKVLNLVPRHQDIVERILGNTNSRFITILIGISEIIMAIWIISRYKAKLNANTQIIIIAIMNLIELLLAPDLLLWGPFNSLFAILFISIIYYTNFKINKEHANFS; translated from the coding sequence ATGAATACGCAAAATTTATTAACCTATTTCTTTGCATTAGTTTGGATAGCAAACGGCCTCTTTTGCAAAGTACTAAATCTTGTACCAAGGCATCAAGACATTGTGGAACGTATTTTAGGGAATACCAACTCAAGATTTATAACAATATTAATTGGAATCTCAGAAATTATAATGGCAATCTGGATTATAAGCCGATATAAAGCAAAACTAAATGCAAATACCCAAATTATTATCATAGCCATAATGAATTTAATTGAGTTGTTATTGGCTCCAGACCTATTACTTTGGGGCCCATTTAATTCGCTATTTGCGATACTATTTATAAGTATAATCTATTACACGAACTTTAAAATCAACAAAGAACATGCTAACTTTTCTTAA
- a CDS encoding methyltransferase — MYENSFPNKRFKHTIEFLKKHVSNSETVLDLGVVNPFTKIMKDHGFIVENTKGEDLDEDTSTIKNANAEVVTAFEIFEHLLSPYTVLKAIKGDKLVASVPLKLWFSSAYRSKTDMLDRHYHEFEDWQFDWLLEKAGWKIIDRKKWTNPPKKLGIRPILRHFTARYYIVYAERI, encoded by the coding sequence ATGTACGAAAATAGTTTTCCTAATAAACGATTCAAACACACCATTGAATTCTTAAAAAAACATGTTTCAAACTCTGAAACCGTTTTAGATTTAGGTGTTGTAAATCCGTTTACAAAAATCATGAAAGACCATGGTTTTATAGTAGAAAACACAAAAGGTGAAGATTTAGATGAAGATACTTCAACCATAAAAAACGCAAATGCAGAAGTTGTTACAGCCTTCGAGATTTTTGAACATTTACTTTCACCTTATACAGTTTTAAAAGCTATTAAAGGCGATAAACTAGTAGCCAGTGTACCTCTTAAATTATGGTTTTCTTCAGCATATAGAAGCAAAACAGATATGCTAGATCGTCATTATCATGAGTTTGAAGATTGGCAATTCGATTGGCTTTTAGAGAAAGCCGGCTGGAAAATTATAGATCGTAAAAAATGGACGAACCCTCCTAAAAAATTAGGAATTCGTCCCATTTTAAGACATTTTACAGCGCGTTATTATATTGTTTATGCTGAAAGAATTTAG